A window of Tursiops truncatus isolate mTurTru1 chromosome 8, mTurTru1.mat.Y, whole genome shotgun sequence contains these coding sequences:
- the LOC101333665 gene encoding LOW QUALITY PROTEIN: mitofusin-1-like (The sequence of the model RefSeq protein was modified relative to this genomic sequence to represent the inferred CDS: inserted 2 bases in 1 codon; substituted 3 bases at 3 genomic stop codons) translates to MAETASPLKHFVLAKKAITAVFDQLLEFVTEGSHFVEATYKNSELDRVATEDDLIEIQRYKNKLSIIGEETXKEAPKVAFFGRTSSGKSSVIIAMLWDKVLPSGIGHTTSCFLSVEETDGDKACLMTEGSHEKKNVKTVNQLAHALHMNKDLKAGCLVHVFWPKAKCALLRDDLVLVDSPGTDVTTELDSWIGKFCLDADVFVLVVNSKSTLMNTXKQFFHKVNERLSKPNIFILNNRWDASASEPEYMEDVCRQLMERCLHFLVEELKVVDPLESWNRNFFVSAEQVLSARKHKAQGMPEGGGALAEGFQAKLEEFQNFEQIFEECILQSAVKTKFEQHTIRAKQILETVKNIMDSINVAAAEKRVYSVEEREDQIGRLDFLRNQMNLLTLDVKKIIREVSEEVANKVSCTMTDEICXDSVFVDEFCSEFHPTPSVLKVYKNELNKHIEDGMGRNLADQCTNEVNASMLQSQQEIIGNLKPLLPAGMQNKLHTLIPCKKFDLSYDLNCHKLCSDFQEGIVFHFSLGWSSLIHCFLGPTNAQRVLLGLSEPIFQLPRSLASTPTAPTNPASQEELMVTLITALASLTSRTSMGIIVVGGVIWKTVGWKLISVSLSMYGALYLYERLTWTTRAKERAFKQQFLNYETEKLQMIVSFTSANCSHQVQQEMATTFACLCQQVDTTQRHLEEEIARFSKEIDQLEKIXNNSKCLRNKAVQLENKQENFTKQFLHSGNEEES, encoded by the exons ATGGCAGAAACTGCTTCTCCACTGAAGCACTTCGTGCTGGCTAAGAAGGCAATTACAGCAGTCTTTGACCAGTTACTGGAGTTTGTTACAGAAGGATCACATTTTGTTGAAGCAACGTACAAGAATTCAGAACTTGACCGAGTAGCTACTGAGGATGATCTGATAGAAATACAGAGGTATAAAAATAAGCTTTCCATCATTGGTGAGGAGACATgaaa ggaagccccgaAAGTGGCATTTTTTGGCAGGACAAGCAGTGGGAAGAGCTCTGTTATCATTGCCATGTTGTGGGATAAAGTCCTCCCTAGTGGAATTGGACATACAACCAGTTGCTTCCTGAGTGTTGAAGAGACGGATGGAGATAAAGCCTGTCTCATGACAGAAGGGtcacatgaaaaaaagaatgtgaagacAGTTAATCAGCTGGCCCATGCCCTTCATATGAACAAAGACTTGAAAGCTGGCTGTCTTGTACATGTGTTTTGGCCAAAGGCAAAATGTGCCCTCTTGAGAGATGACCTGGTTTTAGTGGATAGTCCAGGTACAGATGTCACTACAGAGCTGGATAGCTGGATTGGTAAGTTTTGCTTAGATGCTGATGTCTTCGTTTTGGTTGTAAACTCCAAATCAACTCTAATGAacacttaaaaacagtttttTCACAAGGTAAATGAACGACTTTCCAAGcctaatatttttattctgaataaTCGTTGGGATGCCTCTGCATCAGAGCCAGAATATATGGAAGATGTATGCAGACAGCTCATGGAAAGATGCCTACATTTCTTGGTGGAGGAGCTCAAAGTTGTGGATCCTTTAGAATCATGGAATCGTAACTTTTTTGTTTCTGCAGAGCAAGTTCTTAGTGCTAGAAAGCACAAAGCCCAGGGGATGCCAGAAGGTGGTGGGGCACTTGCAGAAGGATTTCAGGCAAAATTAGAGGAGTTTCAGAATTTTGAACAAATCTTTGAGGAGTGTATCTTGCAGTCAGCAGTGAAAACAAAGTTTGAACAGCACACTATCAGAGCTAAACAGATACTAGAAACTGTGAAAAACATAATGGATTCAATAAACGTGGCAGCAGCAGAGAAAAGGGTTTATTCAGTAGAAGAGAGGGAAGACCAAATTGGTAGACTGGACTTTCTCCGAAACCAGATGAACCTTTTAACATTGgatgttaagaaaataatcagGGAGGTTTCAGAGGAGGTTGCAAATAAGGTTTCATGTACAATGACAGATGAAATTTG TGACTCTGTTTTTGTTGATGAATTTTGTTCTGAGTTTCATCCTACTCCAAGTGTAttgaaagtatataaaaatgagtTAAATAAGCACATAGAAGATGGAATGGGAAGAAATTTGGCTGATCAGTGCACCAATGAAGTCAATGCTTCAATGCTTCAATCCCAGCAAGAAATTATTGGAAATCTGAAGCCATTACTTCCAGCTGGTATGCAGAACAAACTACATACACTGATTCCTTGCAAGAAATTTGATCTCAGTTATGACCTAAATTGCCACAAGTTATGTTCAGATTTTCAAGAGggtattgtatttcatttttccttgggCTGGTCTTCCCTTATCCATTGTTTCTTGGGCCCTACAAATGCTCAGCGGGTGCTTCTAGGATTATCAGAGCCTATCTTTCAGCTTCCCAGATCTTTAGCTTCTACTCCCACTGCTCCTACCAATCCAGCGTCACAGGAAGAACTCATGGTTACCTTAATAACAGCATTAGCTTCTCTTACGTCTAGAACTTCTATGGGCATCATTGTTGTTGGAGGAGTGATTTGGAAAACTGTAGGCTGGAAACTCATATCTGTTTCATTAAGTATGTATGGAGCTTTGTATCTTTATGAAAGGCTGACTTGGACCACCCGTGCCAAGGAGAGAGCCTTTAAACAGCAATTTCTGAATTACGAAACTGAAAAACTGCAAATGATTGTTAGCTTCACAAGTGCCAACTGCAGCCATCAAGTACAACAGGAAATGGCGACCACTTTTGCTTGCCTGTGCCAACAAGTTGATACTACACAAAGACATCTAGAAGAGGAAATTGCTAGATTTTCCAAAGAAATAGATCaattggagaaaatataaaacaattcgAAGTGCTTAAGAAATAAAGCTGTTCAACTTGAAAACAAGCAGGAGAATTTTACTAAGCAGTTTCTACATTCAGGCAATGAAGAAGAATCTTAA